A stretch of Henckelia pumila isolate YLH828 chromosome 4, ASM3356847v2, whole genome shotgun sequence DNA encodes these proteins:
- the LOC140863921 gene encoding uncharacterized protein, translating to MDNRGMFMRWDNVKAHPRGGIGGPGVRWGHTCNAIREGKLLYVFGGYGRDQCQTNSVHVFDTVNMIWSELMMKGMPPTPRDSHSCTTVGDNLFVFGGTDGRRPLNDLHILDTSTNSWITPSVRGDGPEAREGHSAALIGKRLFIFGGCGKSENNQIYYDDLYILNTETFSWKSVVPSGTPPSKRDSHTCSSWKNKIIVIGGEDSCNYYLSDVHILDADTLVWCKLNTTGQLLSPRAGHTTVTFGKNLIVFGGFSDEQNLYNDIYMLDIENGTWVKIVSTGEGPTGRFSMAGESLDPQMGGVLVFIGGCDKNLEALDDMYFLHTGLFRGVERDERRIEKLSLRKQLKLKCQGQSSVPHAYEKATFGVEQLHDTTIYQPMPISSYMPPGRQNFYLNEYQTPLGKRTFQAKVTKSILDGYTIETIIDGRPLRGVLFSNKPTSFTAGSDHCKRKEKATQNDDSSLNGHNLSGESEKSKEHFAHDVSQADDVQKEKGADVAASEMINLTPVDLSIHPEVSGASAPFVVHDTAVRNDPLKDAFSPNLETFTENLSAVSLDQDPPIN from the exons ATGGATAATCGTGGGATGTTCATGAGATGGGACAACGTGAAGGCGCATCCTCGAGGTGGGATTGGGGGGCCTGGGGTGAGGTGGGGTCACACATGTAACGCCATTAGAGAAGGGAAGCTTCTTTATGTGTTCGGTGGCTATGGCAGAGATCAATGCCAGACCAACAGCGTTCATGTATTCGACACTG TCAATATGATATGGAGTGAGCTCATGATGAAGGGTATGCCACCTACCCCGAGGGACAGCCATAGCTGTACCACAGTTGGAGATAACCTGTTTGTGTTTGGCGGTACAGATGGGAGAAGACCGCTTAATGATCTGCATATATTGGACACAT CCACAAACTCATGGATTACTCCAAGTGTAAGAGGTGATGGACCAGAAGCAAGAGAAGGTCACAGTGCAGCACTTATTGGCAAAAGACTCTTTATATTTGGTGGATGCGGGAAATCTGAGAACAATCAAATTTATTATGATGATCTTTACATTTTAAATACTG AGACATTCTCATGGAAAAGTGTAGTACCTTCAGGCACTCCTCCGAGTAAGAGGGATAGCCATACGTGCTCATCCTGGAAAAACAAAATTATTGTGATAGGTGGAGAAGATTCATGCAATTACTATCTGTCCGATGTCCATATACTCGATGCAG ATACTCTTGTCTGGTGCAAGTTGAACACCACTGGCCAATTGTTATCCCCTAGAGCTGGTCATACAACAGTTACTTTTGGGAAGAACTTAAttgtctttggaggattctCAGATGAGCAAAATTTGTATAACGATATATATATGCTGGACATTG AAAATGGCACGTGGGTGAAAATAGTATCCACTGGTGAAGGCCCTACTGGCAGGTTTTCTATGGCCGGTGAAAGTTTGGATCCTCAGATGGGAGGTGTACTTGTTTTTATTGGTGGTTGTGATAAGAATCTTGAGGCACTGGATGACATGTATTTCTTGCACACAG GGCTTTTTCGAGGAGTTGAACGAGATGAGCGGCGGATAGAGAAGCTATCTCTGAGGAAACAATTGAAGTTGAAATGCCAAGGCCAATCCTCTGTTCCTCATGCATACGAGAAGGCTACCTTTGGAGTTGAACAGTTACATGATACTACCATTTATCAACCCATGCCAATATCAAGTTACATGCCACCAG GTCGGcagaatttttatttgaatgaatACCAGACTCCTTTAGGGAAGAGAACCTTCCAAGCTAAAGTCACAAAAAGCATTCTGGATGGATATACTATTGAAACTATCATCGATGGAAGGCCTCTTCGTGGAGTGCTATTCTCCAACAAACCAACCTCCTTTACTGCAGGATCTGATCATTGCAAGAG GAAGGAAAAAGCAACACAAAATGATGATTCAAGTCTGAATGGTCACAATTTGTCTGGAGAAAGTGAGAAATCCAAGGAGCATTTTGCACATGATGTTAGTCAAGCCGATGATGTTCAGAAAGAAAAAGGAGCGGACGTTGCTGCTTCAGAAATGATAAATCTAACACCTGTTGATTTATCAATACACCCAGAG GTTTCTGGAGCCTCGGCACCGTTTGTGGTCCATGATACTGCCGTGAGAAATGATCCCCTTAAGGATGCATTCTCCCCTAATTTGGAAACTTTTACCGAGAATCTATCAGCTGTTTCTTTGGATCAGGACCCTCCCATTAACTGA